The Heterodontus francisci isolate sHetFra1 chromosome 31, sHetFra1.hap1, whole genome shotgun sequence genome segment GTTATCTGTTGATCAGCTACTCGACTGTGAGAAGCAACACAACCCAAGCCAGACCACCACCTCTCTTctttccccgcccccaccccaaaaACTTTTAAAGGAGATCTCACTCTGCAACTGAGACCATCTAACTCGGTCGGGATTTAGTCTGGTGTCTTGCAGTCACTGGGACCCAGTCTCATGGCGGAGGTTATCTCAGCAGATTGATGTTTGAGAGATCTGGAGACTGTTGCTTTCTGAACTTGTTCACTCAAAGTGTCAACCATAGAGTGAATGCTTTGGcgaaaagctctgctgcccatatcctaactcgcaacaagttccattcaccctgtgctcactgacctacattggcttctgccctggcaatgccttgattttaaaatgctcatttagttttcaaatcctccatggctttgcccctccctatttctgtaaaccacctccagccctccaaccctctgagatcccagtgcttttccaattctggccttttgcgcatccccaattttaatcactccaccattggtagctgtgctttTTGGCTGCCTTGCTGATCTCTGCaattccctctccaaacctctCTGCCTGTTAGCCGCTCACTCCTCCTTTAAGTCGTTCCTTAAAACCAAGCTCTTGGATcgtgcttttggtcacctgtcctaatacctccttatgaggCTCAGTGTCCAGTTTTGCTAATTGCTTCTGCGAtgcttttactatgttaaaggcactatataaatgcaagttgttgctatggGTTTGAGTTGAAGCCTTGGCCTCCTTCTGCCAAGGACTCTTCCTGTTCCGATTGTGCAATTGGGGCGGCGAAGAAATAATCAGCAGCCTCTTCAGAGGATGTGGGGAGGAAGTGGAGGCCTTGAATGCAGGTCCACAGCAACTCAAGTGGTTAGCTGGCTGTCAGCACCGCTTGGGTGTGAGTTGTTAATGGTGTCAGTTTGGGTGAAGAGCGGGCTCCACTTGTCATGTTTGCAATAACAAGGTGCTGGTGGAAAAGACCTGGGTTTGGAATCCAGCCAAGCGGCATGAGGTCGGCCTTCAAAAGGCTTTCGCCATGGCAACGCCCCTCATGATGAATGACTGCAGTTAATGGTTTTCTTTCATGACATTTGTGGTTTGAGCCCCTGCTGAAAGTGCAGCAAGTCTCCTGGTGTTGCGGTTTGTGGGGCTGTGCTTCTCTAGCGTGATAAGGTCAGGAGCCTTGGCATGCTAAGCCGCGGATGTGAATTAACCTGGAGCCTGAGCCTGCTCTGTAAATGATCCAAACCTTTCTCAATGAATGAGTGATGCTAATGATAATTTTGCTTGAGTGGTTTGTACGCCAAAGGATCCTTCCTATTTTCCACCACGCCCCTGTCCCTTCTCAAAGGCACTGCCTCCAGCTCCACGCGAATCTGCTAACTGTAGAAACTCATCCGAATGGCTGCTCTTTGTGACTGCGTCTAGAAATAAGTGTGAGCTATTTGACTAAGGGGAGCATCGCAGTGGAGTCCAAAGCCCATGTTTGTGCCAGCAGGGGTCACTCTATATAATGGCAAGGGACCCTGGCTGATTGCCCTACCGAGACCAGTTGggttgccaacactccaggattgccctggaattaatctccagggcactgcGAGCAACACCCAGgatgaaaaaaaaaatctttggggaattaaaaaaaagtttgcttttaacagctgtttttaaaaaaaaaatttgttttaaAAGTGTTGGAGTGGAGGGTGGCGTGAAAGGTCTGTTTGGCTGAGAGTCAAGAAGCGGCCAGTCGGGTAATTAAAGAATCTgactttccaattggctgtgggaaggcagggcGCCAATGATGGACATGTGGGGCGGCCAATATCTGGAGTGTGGGGCAGGGCAGCTGGAggcaggaagtcatgtgatgaaacctccaagacCAGGTCCAGCTCgagttggcaaggccagcactgaGTTTGCCACCTGTAAACTTGAGACAGGCCCGGGATTGAGCCTGGCATGCTCCTGAGCTGTGTGACTCTCCTGCTCATTTGGATGGTACATTTCTGTGCTGTGCCATTGCACCAATCTCCTGTTTCGAACCCTGAGTCTCaaggacctgtttccagggtgaggttGTAATTGGCATTTTATgtctttttttttccccccttcaTTCCTTCACCCACTATTGTCCATCCTCATTTTGTAATCATGTTTGTGTGCTTTTTTTTAACTGGACCTGCATGCTATCATTCAAAAAAAAACCTTTTGTGGTACTTTTAAAAATAGTACAGATATGTGTATAAATAAAGCAAGTCTTTGAAATTTGAATACTTGTttgaagaaagactttcatttaaatagcatctcacaacctcaggatgcccaagTGCTTTACGACCAATGGATTACTTTTTTAGTAATTTAGTCttagttgtaatgtaagaaatgcagcagccaatttatgcacagcaagatcccaaaaacagcaatgctaTAATGACCAGTTTTTTTCTTTCAAAagctgttagttgagggataaatattggccaatccTCATCTTCAAAACACCGTGGGATCTTTTTATATCCGCCTGAAAGGACAGTGAGGGCCCCATTTTCATGTCTCAGCTACaggatggcacctctggcagtgcagcactttctcagtattaTACTGtagagtcagcctagattacaggcctgagtttctggagtggggtttgaactccCGACCATCTGACTTTGAGGCCAGAGTGCTAGCCTCTGCTGCCACCTGTACAGCAGCTCATAACGAATGCAAATTCTCCAGAGTTGACTGAAGAACGGCAAAACAGGAGCTGCTAAGGCGGTTCTGCAACTGACCTCTGATCCAATCCACTGGGCAGAGATTCCTGTGTCTTTGTCTCTACATGTTGAGCATGGATTGTGTTTGTCTAATAGTTCCCACAGTTGAATAGTCCCCAAAGTTTGCTGTCTAGGTTCACATTGAAGGGCAGGCACtgaggtgggggaggtggtggcaaggTGTGCTTTTGGGGATTGACCCTGGTACACTCAAGGCTGGGAGGGGATAAAGTTCAGAGAAATTTTATAACACAACAAAATTTATATTTACACAActagtttcttttttttttgttctcaGGCAAAACGCAAACTGGACCTAGAAGGCAGCGAGCACCAGTGTTTGCCAGAATTTCGCACTCCAAAAGGAAAAGGCAAAATGCCGGCCAGGATTCCCAGTCCAAAAAGTAAGAGTTTGGCCATTGTACTGCGTCATAGTGAAAAATGGCAGTTTTCTAATTGCTGCGGAGCGGCCACCATTTTGTCCCCTTGGTCAATTTTTTTTAATCTTGCAGTTTGACAAGATATCATTTGCCGCAGAGATCCAGTGGGAGAAAGCATCCTCTACAGCCGCCCTTTTGTGCACTTTATTTCAAAATGGTGGGGTGAGGTTGCTCCTGTGGAAGGCAGGAGCCATTTTGGAGCGTGCGAGTGACAGAAAATCGCAGCGAGCCCTCCCCAAGAAACACCCATCACTGAAAATGGCAGCTGGGTTTCGTGTTCAGAGGCCGGTGTGGCGTTGAGCCCCCTTGAGTTGGTTGACCTCGGGAGCAGAGGTTGGGCCCTACTCCTGGTTTCTGTTCTTCCCAACCCCCAACTCCTTGGGaatggaagtgggggtgggggggggggggggaagaaatcaCCCAGAATTCCTGCTCTTCATTGCTAGACAAGTCATTCCCTTTGGAAAGCGCTGGGCTGAGGGCATCCATGAGGAGCCCTGGGGCTGAAAGGCCCAAAGCCGTTCGCTGTCTCAACTGGTAGATGACGGTGGCTGGAGCTGGCCAAACTATGCTCCCAGTAGCAGCAGGTGCCTTCAGGTGAAGGGAAGGCAGAAgaattgagttgagatgagaagttCTCTTTCCCTGTCCAGCTTCCCTCCACTCACTAAGGGTGCTGAAGTCAATGGTAACATGCAACGGGTACTCCTACCCGAGATAAACAGCTTCAGCACAGACGAGGGGTCAAACATGAGGCTCTTCCTGGTCTTCAGACATAAGCTATCGAGTACCCATCGAGTATTAGTTTAGGAACTGCCAGTTGACTCGAGTGGTGCAGGGATTGAGAGATTTCAGTTgtttggagagactggagaagctgggattatcctccatagagcagagaaggtgaagaggggATATGATGGATGCATTCAAAACCACGGGAGGGTTTTATGATCAATTAaatgggaagaaactgtttccactggtgggaagGTTGGTAATCAGAGCTCACAGATTTGAGGTAATTGGGCGAAGAACCAAAgtggagatgagcaggaattttttATGCAGAGAGTTATGGTCTGGAACGTATTAgctaaaaaggtggtggaagcagattcaatagtaactttcaaaagggaattggatatgtacaTATGTAAaatttccagggctatggggaaagagcaggggactgggactaattggatagctctttcaaagagctggcactgcatgatggactgaatggcctctttctgtgccgtattgTTCTATAAATTGATGACCTTTTGCTGCTTGGAGTTGTTGTGCCGTGTCAGAATTTCTCCGGCGTTTTGCTGCACGATTGATTTTTGAGATCGGACATGTGTGCTTTGTTTTACTGCCGCCTGCAGCTCCCAAGTCTCCCGGGGAGAAGACGAGATATGACACCTCGCTCGGGCTTCTGACCAAGAAATTTGTCCACCTGCTCAGCGAGTCTCCCGACGGCGTCCTGGACTTGAATCGTGCCGCGGAGGTCCTCGAGGTCCAGAAGAGGcggatttacgacatcaccaacgtTTTGGAAGGAATTCAGCTCATCAGGAAGAAATCCAAGAATAACATTCAGTGGATGTAAGTCGTCCAACTGGGTTCCTGACATTGGGGTTTTCCAAGTGGTCACCAGGTTTCAACTGGCCGCAGTTGGGTGCCCAAACCTCAGGCGGGTCATCAGTTCAGCTGCTGATGGGCGAGGGTGTTGATGCTGAGAATTGTGTGGCCTGTACAAGCCTGTTTGGGGGTCATGACCTCACTACTCTTGACCCTGCCTATATATGGTGTGGGGGAGGAGGTGTTAGCATTGCCAGCATGTCAGTCATCGCAATACCTCACCTGCCCACAGGCAATTGGAAATCAAGTAAACTCctcattacctgattggatgattcttaacATCAATCAAACTGCCTTTGTCCATATCTCCAATGTTTTTGTAATTAATAAGTGAAACTGTTCAACGAAAATGAAACAAAGCCTTAATtgttttaatgcccctatgatttttctcctgggtattGCTTGCAGCAGCACCCTGGAGCTTAACCTTCCATTTCTGGAGGTTTTAACAACACTAGCTGTGGGTGCCTTTGTTTTTTGTGCATGGTAAATCGCGGCTGCAGTTGATAATTGATTGTGATATTCCCTTCCAGTGTTGGGGGCTCATGCACCCCGAGCTGCAGGCTGAGGAGAGGGCAAGGCTTTCattcactgactgactgactgcttCTCTTTTGCAGGGGCCGCAGTCTGTTTGAAGACACGTCTGTCGTGGCAAAGCAGCAGGGCCTCAGGCAGGATCTGACTGACCTTGTGTGGAAGGAGAGATCCCTCGATGATCTCATCCAGAACTGCAGCACGCAGCTGAAGATGCTGACGGACGATGAGGAAAATCAAAGATATCCTTTCACGGGTTAACAGTTCCACTGTGTGTGTTTCTCGCTGCAGGGgtggtgtctgtctctctcactctcgctggtGGGTGTGTTGCATGCATCTGTCTCATGtgtctcctctctcctccctcgtCCTGGGTCAATATTTTTCCATCAGCCACTATCACTGAAACtgatttatctggtcattatcacgttgctgtttgtgggatcttgctatgcgcatGTTGGCTGCCActacaacagcgactgcacttcaaaaggtacCTCAattgttggacaggctaggcttgtttccgctgaagtttagaagagtaagaggttgattgaaacatgtaagactctgaggggtcttgacagggtggatgtggaaaggatgtttccccttgtgggagaatctagaactaggggtcactgtttaaaaataag includes the following:
- the e2f2 gene encoding transcription factor E2F2 isoform X3; translated protein: MLLSCVTLLLIWMVHFCAVPLHQSPVSNPESQGPVSRAKRKLDLEGSEHQCLPEFRTPKGKGKMPARIPSPKTPKSPGEKTRYDTSLGLLTKKFVHLLSESPDGVLDLNRAAEVLEVQKRRIYDITNVLEGIQLIRKKSKNNIQWMGRSLFEDTSVVAKQQGLRQDLTDLVWKERSLDDLIQNCSTQLKMLTDDEENQRLAYVTYQDIRSIGSFQDQTVIAVKAPPETRLEVPDVCEQENLQIYLKSTNGPIEVYLCPEEVAEESSPAKHNTPKKEDSGFSASFPGAEPGSRVEAQGEPDCPKIVCKLEIKEEDDLKPVLPSSLLDCEDGVLGLPHHLLQQTEDQLPSTSYSDAPFVSFSPPLDREDYLWSLEDGEGVSDLFDSYDLDELLRN